In the genome of Sebastes umbrosus isolate fSebUmb1 chromosome 14, fSebUmb1.pri, whole genome shotgun sequence, one region contains:
- the ramp2 gene encoding receptor activity-modifying protein 2 isoform X2 has protein sequence MRASCCFIEPSCRKVEICNPYPPGKTDTALSGKMTAATSFSLLFSGCFVPLLIWGCTTVDCLVDEKLAPQPVTTIGYQPTNMTVDNDTHGESTFLSFAFGNDIHNCPTYCSLCDQFYGAPTMVCLSNLLDLICLPKFDDAMTSLNSSDWCSWSNVSSLYSNLSLCTEEISDCLLIPWPNTLVEQIFVDIHSTFFKDCPTEELSDPAPMIVFALVITPICLIPIMVSLVVLKTKNGDGSS, from the exons ATGAGGGCTTCCTGTTGTTTTATAGAGCCTTCCTGCAGAAAGGTTGAGATATGTAATCCCTACCCACCAGGGAAGACGGACACAGCATTGTCAGGCAAAATGACAGCAGCCACTAGTTTCTCACTTCTGTTTTCTGGCTGTTTTGTGCCTCTTCTCATCTGGG GATGCACAACAGTGGATTGTCTGGTTGATGAAAAGTTAGCACCACAACCGGTCACAACAATAG GGTATCAGCCAACAAATATGACGGTTGACA aTGACACTCATGGAGAGTCTACCTTCCTATCATTTG CTTTTGGGAATGATATTCATAACTGTCCGACCTATTGCAGCCTCTGTGATCAGTTTTATGGTGCACCAACAATGGTTTGCCTCTCCAACCTGCTTGACCTTATTTGTCTCCCCAAATTTGATGACGCAATGACATCACTAAACAGCTCTGACTGGTGCAGTTGGAGCAATGTGAGCAG TTTGTACAGTAACCTCAGCCTTTGCACGGAGGAGATATCTGACTGTCTGTTGATCCCGTGGCCCAACACGCTGGTGGAACAGATCTTTGTCGACATTCACTCCACGTTTTTCAAGGATTGTCCCACAGAGGAGCTAAGCGACCCGGCGCCAATGATTGTCTTTGCTTTGGTGATAACTCCCATCTGCCTAATCCCTATCATGGTTAGCCTGGTGGTGCTCAAGACCAAGAACGGGGATGGCAGCTCCTGA
- the ramp2 gene encoding receptor activity-modifying protein 2 isoform X1, with amino-acid sequence MRASCCFIEPSCRKVEICNPYPPGKTDTALSGKMTAATSFSLLFSGCFVPLLIWAGCTTVDCLVDEKLAPQPVTTIGYQPTNMTVDNDTHGESTFLSFAFGNDIHNCPTYCSLCDQFYGAPTMVCLSNLLDLICLPKFDDAMTSLNSSDWCSWSNVSSLYSNLSLCTEEISDCLLIPWPNTLVEQIFVDIHSTFFKDCPTEELSDPAPMIVFALVITPICLIPIMVSLVVLKTKNGDGSS; translated from the exons ATGAGGGCTTCCTGTTGTTTTATAGAGCCTTCCTGCAGAAAGGTTGAGATATGTAATCCCTACCCACCAGGGAAGACGGACACAGCATTGTCAGGCAAAATGACAGCAGCCACTAGTTTCTCACTTCTGTTTTCTGGCTGTTTTGTGCCTCTTCTCATCTGGG CAGGATGCACAACAGTGGATTGTCTGGTTGATGAAAAGTTAGCACCACAACCGGTCACAACAATAG GGTATCAGCCAACAAATATGACGGTTGACA aTGACACTCATGGAGAGTCTACCTTCCTATCATTTG CTTTTGGGAATGATATTCATAACTGTCCGACCTATTGCAGCCTCTGTGATCAGTTTTATGGTGCACCAACAATGGTTTGCCTCTCCAACCTGCTTGACCTTATTTGTCTCCCCAAATTTGATGACGCAATGACATCACTAAACAGCTCTGACTGGTGCAGTTGGAGCAATGTGAGCAG TTTGTACAGTAACCTCAGCCTTTGCACGGAGGAGATATCTGACTGTCTGTTGATCCCGTGGCCCAACACGCTGGTGGAACAGATCTTTGTCGACATTCACTCCACGTTTTTCAAGGATTGTCCCACAGAGGAGCTAAGCGACCCGGCGCCAATGATTGTCTTTGCTTTGGTGATAACTCCCATCTGCCTAATCCCTATCATGGTTAGCCTGGTGGTGCTCAAGACCAAGAACGGGGATGGCAGCTCCTGA
- the ramp2 gene encoding receptor activity-modifying protein 2 isoform X3: protein MKGALGFIGVFLSFLSDDTHGESTFLSFAFGNDIHNCPTYCSLCDQFYGAPTMVCLSNLLDLICLPKFDDAMTSLNSSDWCSWSNVSSLYSNLSLCTEEISDCLLIPWPNTLVEQIFVDIHSTFFKDCPTEELSDPAPMIVFALVITPICLIPIMVSLVVLKTKNGDGSS from the exons ATGAAGGGAGCACTTGGTTTCATTGGGGTATTCCTCTCCTTTCTCAGCG aTGACACTCATGGAGAGTCTACCTTCCTATCATTTG CTTTTGGGAATGATATTCATAACTGTCCGACCTATTGCAGCCTCTGTGATCAGTTTTATGGTGCACCAACAATGGTTTGCCTCTCCAACCTGCTTGACCTTATTTGTCTCCCCAAATTTGATGACGCAATGACATCACTAAACAGCTCTGACTGGTGCAGTTGGAGCAATGTGAGCAG TTTGTACAGTAACCTCAGCCTTTGCACGGAGGAGATATCTGACTGTCTGTTGATCCCGTGGCCCAACACGCTGGTGGAACAGATCTTTGTCGACATTCACTCCACGTTTTTCAAGGATTGTCCCACAGAGGAGCTAAGCGACCCGGCGCCAATGATTGTCTTTGCTTTGGTGATAACTCCCATCTGCCTAATCCCTATCATGGTTAGCCTGGTGGTGCTCAAGACCAAGAACGGGGATGGCAGCTCCTGA